From Tachypleus tridentatus isolate NWPU-2018 chromosome 8, ASM421037v1, whole genome shotgun sequence, a single genomic window includes:
- the LOC143222735 gene encoding uncharacterized protein LOC143222735 isoform X3 gives MNMEALQCYSSSEDEHSNSDCNRVFSHEGKMFDKDTFEKTSLYESRNSAGLLNINPEEKCEDFFGLKDNSDDEEAEVKMLAELEDVKLGLLLEDHSLILAKEQYGPTIPVSEATEIKPYHRDKKQTHTPSKGYFRKKEHSDSSVLNCREYKRPRLSYDQVCHRINTCEASTSQSEVTKSFSKNLLHGYHMYSSFCHVNQMIDKVNDYDHCNIRETGIELPHNDKGIKSIVEEGLFFKHPKIHAHIKSNAPCKAPRRTDYQLGYHHSSVTSLQWNKAEYSHLLLSSSLDKILKVWNTLDKACLQELSVHQEGIRSAVWTLSGTKSFSGSYDMTAHLTNVLTGKEIKGQIEYTCQHQSYVTSVQVCPDDEEIFLTGSKDIVAAWDSRIQPTSAIMKYKSTCGQILDIVFLPGGRTFLCSSEIVSRDSSDRTLMAWDWRSGALLSNQIYHVNITWRIFSRL, from the exons ATGAATATGGAAGCTCTTCAGTGTTACAGCAGTAGTGAGGATGAGCATAGTAACTCAGACTGTAACCGTGTTTTTTCACATGAAGGAAAGATGTTTGATAAAGACACCTTTGAGAAAACATCATTATATGAGAGTAGAAACTCTGCtggtttgttgaacataaaccCAGAAGAAAAGTGTGAAGATTTCTTTGGGTTGAAAGATAATAGTGATGATGAAGAAGCAGAAGTCAAAATGCTGGCAGAGCTTGAAGATGTGAAATTAGGTTTACTTTTAGAAGATCATAGCTTAATTTTAGCCAAAGAACAGTATGGACCCACAATACCAGTTTCAGAAGCTACAGAAATTAAGCCTTACCAtagagacaaaaaacaaacacacacaccaagTAAAGGATATTTTCGAAAAAAAGAGCACAGTGACAGTTCTGTGTTAAATTGTAGAGAATATAAAAGGCCCCGTTTGTCATATGATCAGGTTTGTCATAGAATTAACACATGTGAAGCAAGTACAAGTCAAAGTGAAGTTACaaaaagtttcagtaaaaatTTGCTGCATGGTTATCACATGTATTCCAGTTTTTGTCATGTGAATCAAATGATAGATAAAGTAAATGACTATGACCATTGTAATATTAGAGAGACAGGCATAGAACTGCCTCATAATGACAAAGGCATTAAAAGTATTGTAGAAGAAGGGTTATTCTTTAAGCATCCAAAGATTCATGCACACATTAAATCAAATGCCCCATGTAAAGCACCAAGAAGAACTGATTACCAGCTTGGTTACCATCATAGTTCTGTTACTTCTCTACAGTGGAACAAAGCTGAGTACAGCCACTTGCTTTTGTCATCCTCATTGGATAAGATTCTTAAAGTATGGAACACACTTGATAAAGCCTGTCTGCAAGAACTGTCTGTACACCAAGAAGGTATCAGAAGTGCAGTGTGGACATTATCAGGAACCAAGTCTTTTTCTGGAAGCTATGATATGACTGCTCATTTGACTAATGTCCTGACAGGTAAAGAAATTAAag GTCAAATAGAATATACCTGTCAACATCAAAGCTATGTCACAAGTGTTCAAGTTTGTCCTGATGATGAGGAAATATTTCTAACAGGAAGTAAAGATATTGTTGCTGCTTGGGACAGTCGTATTCAACCTACTTCAGCAATAATGAAATACAAGTCAACTTGTGGCCAG ATTTTGGACATAGTCTTTTTACCTGGAGGAAGGACATTTTTATGTAGCTCTGAAATTGTTAGTCGTGACTCTTCTGACAGAACATTAATGGCTTGGGATTGGAGATCAGGAGCTCTGTTATCTAATCAAATTTATCATGTAAATATTACTTGGAGAATCTTTTCAAGGTTGTAA
- the LOC143222735 gene encoding WD repeat-containing protein 25-like isoform X1, whose product MNMEALQCYSSSEDEHSNSDCNRVFSHEGKMFDKDTFEKTSLYESRNSAGLLNINPEEKCEDFFGLKDNSDDEEAEVKMLAELEDVKLGLLLEDHSLILAKEQYGPTIPVSEATEIKPYHRDKKQTHTPSKGYFRKKEHSDSSVLNCREYKRPRLSYDQVCHRINTCEASTSQSEVTKSFSKNLLHGYHMYSSFCHVNQMIDKVNDYDHCNIRETGIELPHNDKGIKSIVEEGLFFKHPKIHAHIKSNAPCKAPRRTDYQLGYHHSSVTSLQWNKAEYSHLLLSSSLDKILKVWNTLDKACLQELSVHQEGIRSAVWTLSGTKSFSGSYDMTAHLTNVLTGKEIKGQIEYTCQHQSYVTSVQVCPDDEEIFLTGSKDIVAAWDSRIQPTSAIMKYKSTCGQILDIVFLPGGRTFLCSSEIVSRDSSDRTLMAWDWRSGALLSNQIYHERYTCPCLRVDPLGQYFIAQTNGNYIAIFSTIHPYKMNKKKRYEGHKVSGYSIGCDISPDSTMVISGDLEGHLYVYDTKSTRLLRKLYCGSSPTTCVAWHPVLFSRVAIGTWNGDIKICQ is encoded by the exons ATGAATATGGAAGCTCTTCAGTGTTACAGCAGTAGTGAGGATGAGCATAGTAACTCAGACTGTAACCGTGTTTTTTCACATGAAGGAAAGATGTTTGATAAAGACACCTTTGAGAAAACATCATTATATGAGAGTAGAAACTCTGCtggtttgttgaacataaaccCAGAAGAAAAGTGTGAAGATTTCTTTGGGTTGAAAGATAATAGTGATGATGAAGAAGCAGAAGTCAAAATGCTGGCAGAGCTTGAAGATGTGAAATTAGGTTTACTTTTAGAAGATCATAGCTTAATTTTAGCCAAAGAACAGTATGGACCCACAATACCAGTTTCAGAAGCTACAGAAATTAAGCCTTACCAtagagacaaaaaacaaacacacacaccaagTAAAGGATATTTTCGAAAAAAAGAGCACAGTGACAGTTCTGTGTTAAATTGTAGAGAATATAAAAGGCCCCGTTTGTCATATGATCAGGTTTGTCATAGAATTAACACATGTGAAGCAAGTACAAGTCAAAGTGAAGTTACaaaaagtttcagtaaaaatTTGCTGCATGGTTATCACATGTATTCCAGTTTTTGTCATGTGAATCAAATGATAGATAAAGTAAATGACTATGACCATTGTAATATTAGAGAGACAGGCATAGAACTGCCTCATAATGACAAAGGCATTAAAAGTATTGTAGAAGAAGGGTTATTCTTTAAGCATCCAAAGATTCATGCACACATTAAATCAAATGCCCCATGTAAAGCACCAAGAAGAACTGATTACCAGCTTGGTTACCATCATAGTTCTGTTACTTCTCTACAGTGGAACAAAGCTGAGTACAGCCACTTGCTTTTGTCATCCTCATTGGATAAGATTCTTAAAGTATGGAACACACTTGATAAAGCCTGTCTGCAAGAACTGTCTGTACACCAAGAAGGTATCAGAAGTGCAGTGTGGACATTATCAGGAACCAAGTCTTTTTCTGGAAGCTATGATATGACTGCTCATTTGACTAATGTCCTGACAGGTAAAGAAATTAAag GTCAAATAGAATATACCTGTCAACATCAAAGCTATGTCACAAGTGTTCAAGTTTGTCCTGATGATGAGGAAATATTTCTAACAGGAAGTAAAGATATTGTTGCTGCTTGGGACAGTCGTATTCAACCTACTTCAGCAATAATGAAATACAAGTCAACTTGTGGCCAG ATTTTGGACATAGTCTTTTTACCTGGAGGAAGGACATTTTTATGTAGCTCTGAAATTGTTAGTCGTGACTCTTCTGACAGAACATTAATGGCTTGGGATTGGAGATCAGGAGCTCTGTTATCTAATCAAATTTATCAT GAAAGGTACACTTGCCCTTGCTTACGGGTAGATCCATTAGGACAATATTTCATTGCACAAACAAATGGGAACTACATTGCAATATTTTCTACAATCCATCCATACAAAATGAATAAGAAGAAAAGATATGAAGGGCACAAG GTATCAGGTTACAGCATAGGGTGTGACATTAGTCCTGACAGCACAATGGTGATTAGTGGAGACTTAGAAGGTCACCTGTATGTGTATGATACCAAAAGTACAAGATTACTTCGAAAGTTATACTGTGGAAGTTCACCAACAACTTGTGTTGCTTGGCATCCTGTATTGTTTAGTAGAGTTGCCATAGGAACATGGAATGGAGACATAAAAATTTGCcagtaa
- the LOC143222735 gene encoding WD repeat-containing protein 25-like isoform X2 codes for MNMEALQCYSSSEDEHSNSDCNRVFSHEGKMFDKDTFEKTSLYESRNSAGLLNINPEEKCEDFFGLKDNSDDEEAEVKMLAELEDVKLGLLLEDHSLILAKEQYGPTIPVSEATEIKPYHRDKKQTHTPSKGYFRKKEHSDSSVLNCREYKRPRLSYDQVCHRINTCEASTSQSEVTKSFSKNLLHGYHMYSSFCHVNQMIDKVNDYDHCNIRETGIELPHNDKGIKSIVEEGLFFKHPKIHAHIKSNAPCKAPRRTDYQLGYHHSSVTSLQWNKAEYSHLLLSSSLDKILKVWNTLDKACLQELSVHQEGIRSAVWTLSGTKSFSGSYDMTAHLTNVLTGQIEYTCQHQSYVTSVQVCPDDEEIFLTGSKDIVAAWDSRIQPTSAIMKYKSTCGQILDIVFLPGGRTFLCSSEIVSRDSSDRTLMAWDWRSGALLSNQIYHERYTCPCLRVDPLGQYFIAQTNGNYIAIFSTIHPYKMNKKKRYEGHKVSGYSIGCDISPDSTMVISGDLEGHLYVYDTKSTRLLRKLYCGSSPTTCVAWHPVLFSRVAIGTWNGDIKICQ; via the exons ATGAATATGGAAGCTCTTCAGTGTTACAGCAGTAGTGAGGATGAGCATAGTAACTCAGACTGTAACCGTGTTTTTTCACATGAAGGAAAGATGTTTGATAAAGACACCTTTGAGAAAACATCATTATATGAGAGTAGAAACTCTGCtggtttgttgaacataaaccCAGAAGAAAAGTGTGAAGATTTCTTTGGGTTGAAAGATAATAGTGATGATGAAGAAGCAGAAGTCAAAATGCTGGCAGAGCTTGAAGATGTGAAATTAGGTTTACTTTTAGAAGATCATAGCTTAATTTTAGCCAAAGAACAGTATGGACCCACAATACCAGTTTCAGAAGCTACAGAAATTAAGCCTTACCAtagagacaaaaaacaaacacacacaccaagTAAAGGATATTTTCGAAAAAAAGAGCACAGTGACAGTTCTGTGTTAAATTGTAGAGAATATAAAAGGCCCCGTTTGTCATATGATCAGGTTTGTCATAGAATTAACACATGTGAAGCAAGTACAAGTCAAAGTGAAGTTACaaaaagtttcagtaaaaatTTGCTGCATGGTTATCACATGTATTCCAGTTTTTGTCATGTGAATCAAATGATAGATAAAGTAAATGACTATGACCATTGTAATATTAGAGAGACAGGCATAGAACTGCCTCATAATGACAAAGGCATTAAAAGTATTGTAGAAGAAGGGTTATTCTTTAAGCATCCAAAGATTCATGCACACATTAAATCAAATGCCCCATGTAAAGCACCAAGAAGAACTGATTACCAGCTTGGTTACCATCATAGTTCTGTTACTTCTCTACAGTGGAACAAAGCTGAGTACAGCCACTTGCTTTTGTCATCCTCATTGGATAAGATTCTTAAAGTATGGAACACACTTGATAAAGCCTGTCTGCAAGAACTGTCTGTACACCAAGAAGGTATCAGAAGTGCAGTGTGGACATTATCAGGAACCAAGTCTTTTTCTGGAAGCTATGATATGACTGCTCATTTGACTAATGTCCTGACAG GTCAAATAGAATATACCTGTCAACATCAAAGCTATGTCACAAGTGTTCAAGTTTGTCCTGATGATGAGGAAATATTTCTAACAGGAAGTAAAGATATTGTTGCTGCTTGGGACAGTCGTATTCAACCTACTTCAGCAATAATGAAATACAAGTCAACTTGTGGCCAG ATTTTGGACATAGTCTTTTTACCTGGAGGAAGGACATTTTTATGTAGCTCTGAAATTGTTAGTCGTGACTCTTCTGACAGAACATTAATGGCTTGGGATTGGAGATCAGGAGCTCTGTTATCTAATCAAATTTATCAT GAAAGGTACACTTGCCCTTGCTTACGGGTAGATCCATTAGGACAATATTTCATTGCACAAACAAATGGGAACTACATTGCAATATTTTCTACAATCCATCCATACAAAATGAATAAGAAGAAAAGATATGAAGGGCACAAG GTATCAGGTTACAGCATAGGGTGTGACATTAGTCCTGACAGCACAATGGTGATTAGTGGAGACTTAGAAGGTCACCTGTATGTGTATGATACCAAAAGTACAAGATTACTTCGAAAGTTATACTGTGGAAGTTCACCAACAACTTGTGTTGCTTGGCATCCTGTATTGTTTAGTAGAGTTGCCATAGGAACATGGAATGGAGACATAAAAATTTGCcagtaa